The genomic stretch ACAACTTTCTTTTTATCATATGAAAAATTGCCTGCCAGAGGGTTTTGTTAAACAATTACTACTTTTTACAGCACTCTGCAATTCTAACATGGGAGTATTGCCTTCCTTAAAACCAGGTAACAAGATTGTTTACTTTTAAACCACACTTTTTACTTAAATATTGCCATATTCTAAACCAACTTAAATCATAATGCAAAAGTAGGCTTTTGGTAGCTAGATGGTGCACTGCATGCTCTGAAAGGTAGGGGCTGCAATGGGTAGTGAGATGgagttgaaaggggggggggactttttaaaaatgacatagtTTTTATATACTAGACCTAGATGGGGTTCTAATTCACTCCTCCCTACCAAAATGGTTTGGATCTATATGTTCTCCATTTCTGGATTTCAATTAAATTGTCTTACGTGATAGTCTTCCACATAAGAGCCAGCtacagccatttttaaaaataggaaagcatttatatttagaaaataactttttaaaagaaatttaataaTTTCATAGAAAAAAGGATTCAATTTCAAAGCATTTATTTGCTATATCTGTATGTTATATCAGAAAGTTTTGCAAAGCTCGCAGTCAATATTAACATAAAATACAAGCAACCATTTCAAAACTAATAATTACCTTtccaatattataaataaaattgaCAACTTCAGAATAATGTGAAATAATATTCAGAGACATGCACATGTCCAATTCCAACCTTCATTCAGAACAAACATTGTAAGGGTGGTTAATTTTTATTTGGTCCCAGATGTCATCTTACATGCATGGTGACCATTGCAGTGAATGTGGTCAGAAAAGGTTTGCAAGGCTAAAAGGGTTGTTTTTAATATAAGGAGTAAGTAGAATATTTTACTTATCTTAGTAGTAAGCTAAATGCTTCTAAAAAGcgctaaaggaaaaaaaagccttGACAAATAGGGACCATGTCAGAATAACACAGagttagtttctttttttttattaaaagttttaaaaaaggttttacaaatatttacctcccctctctGACCCAAACCCACCTTCccctccaacctccccccccccaacctcccagagcaaatacagggtataaatctttaagaaccatattctaaaataaactaacagactttagcatcatcccccacttgtactttaactcgccttttgttaagctaactctaaacaggtTATGTCATTCCTTGCTGATTCaatcataggctatctggagtttcttagtcccatatttattttgaatataatcaatccatcttctccactcctgcttatatttctcgtctgaatgatccttgaggtatgctgatattttagccatctctgctaaatttgttacttttaatgtccagtcttgaatagtaggcagatcttccttcttccagtattgtgccaccaacagtcttgctgccattgttaggttcaaaatcaaattagtctctataacagtacaatcagtagttatacctaacaagaataactgaggggtaaactttatcccctttttaaagatattttgcataatccaccatatttttatccaaaatgctttgacctttttacaagaccaacatatatgataatacgtagcatcagcacaatcacatctccagcatttaggttgtaggtTCGGATACATATAAGCCAATTTTTTAGAATCTAAATGCCATTtttaaaacatcttgtagaaattctccctcagattttgggcttgcgtaaattttacatttcttacccagggtTGTTttcttaaaaccagaaatatacaACTGGTTTCAAACACCCATGGCTTATCAGTCCATTTTGTCATTAAATGGAATACTTCATATGACAAAGTATTAATTCAAAATGAAGATAATTTTAGATAAATTGTATATTAATAAATTTTAGATAAATTTCAAATTACTCTGattttatcaactttttttttctaatactaGGTATTCTGAAGAGGCTATTTTCAAATAGTTTAccagtgtttttatttttatgaaaatggGACCAACTTTCCGGGGTTTCCAGTATTAGCACTTCTTGATGAAATAAAGCTTGCTAATAGTATCTCCATATAATTTTACTGGTTTGAGATTATAGCACAGCAGATATAGAACCAAATCCTTCACCACTCAGTCTTCATACACATTCAGTGTAACATTCCAGAAAGAATGGTAGCTGGATAAATTGCATCAAACTGTATTGTTGGTTTTTTCTCCCAGTTACAATATGGCCTATGAATAATTATAAGTGAGATGAATACTATTTATCAGCTTCAACTATTAGGCCATTTATGGGAAGGTATTTTCTAAAATAATCCACAAAGGCCTGCACAGTCTAAGTCCAGGTTATTTAAAAGAGGTATCTTTGGGATACCTCCTTGGTTGACTGTCACATTCAGTGTCTCACTAAAGTTAATTAAGTGTCTTTTAAATTAATAAGTAAAAAAAGGACTGCTGTGttccaaaataaaacattattcttCCACACCATCTTTATTTACTTGAGCACTGTTGAACTACATCAAGACTCTGTAAGTATTATTgtagataaaaaaaatataatgatgGATAAGAACATTCCAGGAAGAAACTGTTCCTCTTTCTAATTCATCAGGAAACAATTAGCTTAAattactttctgctttttcttctggACAATGTGTTGGAATACTCAGTTTGAGATTGCCCACCATCATATTTATCTTGTGAACAGGAACCTCTGCTATATTTTGCAGATGTTGTGAGGTTGTCTGTCAGCCCAATTGGATATTGatgatttctgttttttttcccttaaaacaCTCACCTTCTAGGGTTGTACAAAAGTTTGACTCCAAGGTCTAAATCAAAACAAATAGATTGAATTCATGCTGAATCATTACATCAGATGCCCCAATCAAATCTGAGACAAATTGAAACAACAATCAGAATTAATAATTTGAATCACAGCTGAATTAGACCCTATTTTTCCCATTCTGCATAAAAATGGTTTTCCTTTAATAACCCGTTATTTTCTCTAGATGAACGAAAATGAATGCAAAGAACCACCAATGTACTGGACAATCCATGGATTCTGGTAAGGTATaaatttgggagaaaaaaatcttGTATTGCTAGTCTTTCTAAGTTCATAGTATCATATTTGAAATATTCTGGTCTGATGCCCATAGAAGGTGAAAGTTTTTATTATAtcataaatgatttttttaaataaatgatttgTTATTATAAATAATCTATGGTAATCCATGAATCAAAACACTTATATAAAAATACCAGGATTTCTaggtaaattaaaatttaatattccttttatatttataaatagttTGGTTTATTTACTGGGATTTGTTTGTCTCCCAAAAAAGGAAGTTATGGAATCACTAATTGTACATCTCTATGCTAAATTGCTATGAGattacattatatattttttttaatgttctcaatttttttaacctttatgATATCGAATAAGGTACGTACTATATCATCTGTCCTTAACTCTTCTCAAGACAATCCTGTGATGTCTCCCATTTCACAAGATGTATGTTAGAGAAGGAGAATGCATTCCACTACCATTAAGAACAGTTGGTTTTTCACCCTTTGCACTCTTTTGTTCTGCTTCTTCCCCAGGCCTGATAAAGCTGCAGAATGTAATAGAAGTTGGCACTTCAATATATCTGAACTTAAGGTATGAATCAAATAAATTGTAGGTACTGAGTACTTGAAGAAaaactataataataattaagTCAAGAATTTGACTGGACTCAGCTTTAGGGTATTCTGCCAAAGTGGTATTATTTATTAATACATTTCAATCAGCAAACGTTTATTACCAAACCAGGAACTAGAAAAAGAGGATGAGTCATTCATTTTTGAGtccctttttaaataatttgcagAGTTGCTTACAAGTTCCAATATTATCATAATCACATGTTAACTAAAGCTGTTGTGTGAAGTATTTTATAGATACGAGGCTGTTTTATACAGCCAGTtggatgtagtggttaaagttcTGGTTAAAAATCAagagattatgagttctagtcctactttataCATGAAAGGggggcagtcactctctctcattccagctcacctcacagggctgttgtggagAAAAGGTTATGTTCGTCATCTTCaattatttataaaacaataaagagattaaaatctaataaaataaaatgaaacattcaTTGAAAAAATCTAGATGAAGTTTGCATCATAtccttgctttttaattttatagGTTTTTTTATATTGCTAGGATTTTATGGAAGACATGAACGAATATTGGCCAGATATACTACATACGAACCATACTTATTTATGGTGAGTTGTGTCACATTTAACCCTATTGATGGCTTTGCATAAATGCTTAATTTTAGTTGCCTTTCTAAATGAAACACCCTAGGTAACAATAGGAGTCAGATATGCAGATAATACAAACTATGGATTTCTGATGATTAGTTTGTTTCAGCATTCATGCTTTCTCAAATAACATACTGTATTTAGACATATAGATGGTATTTTTGACCCTCACGAGAGTTCAACTATAAAATTCAGTTTTAATGTTTTCAGTCAAACTCATCTTTATGGCACTAATTATGTCCTGTTACATTATTTTGTAAAGTATCCAGTATATTGATTATGAAAAGAAATCCATTAAGCTTGTATTATGTTTAATACACTGTACTGTGAGTACTTTGGCTCCAATTCTATAAAGCTAATTTGGAGCATGACAAATACTGTCTTGGCACATTAACATAAATGTATCTTTAACTAGGATTATTAACTGCCCTTTGCAGCTACTGCACAATTCCAGAAAAAGATACAACTCACATGTTTCAGAAAAAGGTGCTGTGTTCATATCCCTGTACTCTTCAAAGCAACTTTTTGGAATCAAATCTGAATAATTTCAGAGCTCTAGAATGCAATATCCATTGATTCCCAGTAAAGAAAGGTAAAAGCTTCCCCAAGCTCTACCTGATTTTAGGAGACGACATGAACATATCCATGTAAGATTTCTTCTAAGTACAATTTTGACTGCACCTTTTTgtgcttatttttaaaagatgaacaGATATATTGTACCAATGACAAGTAATTTTTAAGCACTTGGGAAAGTGCTTAAAAAGTATGAAGAAGTAATCTGACTGCATCATCGTTCAGATCCTTAACCTTAATTTGCTGCATCATTATGACTGCCTTTAGCTTTTCTGTTTAAAATAGAAGTACATATAACAAAAGCCCAAACTAGACATCAAAGGAAAATGAGTTAATACTTTATTATAATCTCTCTACTATACAAAAATAACCCCAGACTGCTTGCCTTTTCATGGGAACAGATAAATAAGGTTCTATGGCACTTaaaaaggggggtggggtggggaaaaatCTCTTGGACCTGTGCAGCAATTCAAGGCTAATCCCCCATTTGAGACTCCGCTCTGCCTGGCTAGACGTTTCCCAATAATATATAGCCTATTACTATGTAACTCTTTAAAGAGCCACAACTTTCCCAGAATCAGAGTCACTATAGAGTACAGTCACACAATCCCTGGAGCATGTGCTTTGTTGAGCACAGGAGTGTAAATGTAACACCTATTTCCAATTTACTGAAGCTGCTTTAAACACTGCAAACAGGTACTATATTCATACTCCTGTAAACTGCAAAGCTCATTTTCCAAATCATTTCTAAAATACTACATAGCCCTAACATGAAATAGCAATTAAGCGAAGATTTTTTTGAGAAATGGCTGTTTATGTATTATCCTCATTTATACAGCTGCATATCGTTCAGTTGAAATTaagtaattattttaatattatttgtttATGGAACATGCACACTACCTTAGTTTGAGTGGGTTCTAAGCAGATTGTAAGTAACCACATTGCAGCAATGTGGCCCACTTGCAGGGCAAATGCAATTCCACATTGGTAGTAACCACAATACCATAAAGCAAAAATATATGAACACAGCATTAAAAGTAAGGAATTATGAatgaaaaatgcagactacattATAAGATGCCATATATTTTGTTTAAGTCTGCCTCATGAATACAGcccaccaggaaaaaaaatgaatgctttAAGACTTGAACAGATAAACTGATTTGTCTTCTGTTTTATACTAGaactgcttttatttttctgatttgtAACCTTGATGGGAAGTAAAGTTTCCGTACTGACATTTTTCACTGAAAAAATGTATTCAACAATTAACCTTTGTTATTCTGTGTGTCCATCAAGTTGGTAGCAATGTCCTTGATATGCTACAAAATGACTATTTGTTAGGCACAAAGACaagattgttttcttttcatttgatAAAGTAAAAACAAAGCTTTTCTTTACACTTTGTGGTTTCCATAGTTTTCAGTTCCACATGAAAAATGACTGCAGCATGTCTTCTCTCAAATGCTAAGTTTTCTTGCTTTTGAAAAGCAAATTCAGAAGACTCCAAACTGTTTCTGGTGTCTTAACCATCACACCTTCACttctcttgtcatttaatttaaattattcatAAAAAGAAATCCTTTTCTCAGCAGAAAGAGACCTATCCAAGACATTCATATATACTAAGGAGGTAATTTTATATATACAAAGGAGTTTGGAAAATACACATTTAGAGTAccatttacagcaggggtgtcaaactcaatttcattgtgggccgcgtgtttgaccttggggggatggGCGgacatggccaggatgggcatgaccAACGTTTGACATTACTCATGCTGGTGGCCTGGGCGGGGCTGAGGGGACCCATTGCCTCCAGTGAAGGAAGGCGTGTCCAGGGAGAGCGCCAAACTCTTGTCCTCCAGAGGACCCTTGCCGTctgctggtggccaagtgctaaggcaggaattcctccttccttccttccttccctctttgttctttcttcttccttcccctctttccttttgccttcctttctctctttccatcttcccatctttttcctcgtctttcctctttccctttttcctttcctgtccaTTCTTGGATGcttaaatgcaaaaggggaaacatttctccttttgttttgtttggccTTCGGGTCCCATATTTGGCATGGATGGCCTTCTGAAAccttctgccagccaaaacggagcCCGGGGGCCATacacattttcactggcagaggcactgcgggatGGTCCTTCACCGTTTCCATTTAATTCTTCCCCTGCGGGCCAGAATTaagcacccctgatttagagcatCCCTAAGGAATAATAGTTTGAGTTGCGCTGAGTTCATTGGAGTTGAGCagtcaaaatatttaaataaataataaataagctaTAAAAGATGTTACAGTTGCAAAACATGCATTATCATACAGAAATGTAAAGATATTACCTATCATTAGATCTGTTGTATCTAACTGTATCTCTTAAGAAGAACAATTACTAAAGCTGGCTTTATGCTTGAATTTTCTAGATTTCCAATGCAATGAGCAAAGTGGTAGAATCTTGACTAGACTCACAATTGAGATTTTCTTCTCAAATAAATAGAAGATTACAGAATTTTTGTATAGTTTTCCAAATACATTGGTGTTTCAAGATACTAGttattttttaacctttttttctttacataggagacatgaatgggaaaaacatgggACATGTGCAGCTGAGATAGAGGCTCTTAACTCacaaaaatgtattttcagaAGACACTGGAACTCTATAGAAAAATTGACCTTAACAGGTGGGGAAAATTATTTTCTCAGAGTCACTACTACTCTTACTATATGTAAGACTCTCTGTTAAGGAGTATGcagtatttcatttatttacagAAATAAAAGTGGTTATTATATCCTGAGTCTGCCAGGTATGTAGGGCTTAGTCTAATGCTTCCTTAAAGGTTAGAAGTTGAAAAATATTTGTTCAGGGAAGTTGCTGATACATAACAAAAACATTATACCATCACTTAGTCTTGAATCTATTGGTGTTGCTGAGATCTCTCATGAGTCTCTGTGTTGGTGGGAAGATCCCAACTCTAGGTATTATAGCAGTGATTCAACCTGTgataacaaccagttcgctgagcTTGCACTTTGCACGCTCATGCAGTAGGTtaaaagaaagctaaaaaacctaccttctactgcagctgaGGCGTgccaaaacagctgaggtgcagcaatctgtTTGCTGCGCCTttcagctgggctaaaaaacaagTAAGTATAGGTGAGTACAGACATCACTAAGTGCCAGTCCAAGACAATTCTGGCTGTAAGCATTTGTTCTGTATGTGATtatcaaatataaatattaaatgaacATGAGAAATTTAGATATTGTGGATCAATAAATGAAATGCAATTCCTCAAATTAGTCATAAATATCAAACAAGAAACCATTATATGTGTGCATATACAGTATCCTTGAGACAGATAATGAAGAAGACTGGAGATAACACAGCATTTTGGAAAAATAGTCTCAGTTGgcataatttgaaatattttgtaaatACTCAATTCTTGTAGGTTGCTAGCTATTTCTTTTCAATTTCCTCTCTGATGGGACATCGTAAAATATGCACAATTACTGTACTACTGTATTACTGCATTTGGTCAAACTACATAAACTAGAAGCTTTGTCTAGAAACCTGTCTGCCATAACACATTTTCCTAATAAAGAGCTTTCAGGGCTCCAAGCATTCCCTGAAAGATACAGCAGGAATTTTCAATCTGTTTTTAGAAAATTGATGTCATGTAATGTTTGTCAGTGTACAATGTATAAGTAGCCCTAAAATGAGTGGGTTACTTTATGAACATTGTAAGGTTTCACTTATTCTATGGATTATCAATTCAGCATTATTACCCCAATGTTCCGGCTACAATAGGCCTTATAACAATTTTAAGAGAAAGTGAGCAGCAAAATGTAATACTAGTCAAACAATGTTGGACATACTGTGTAGACATAGAAGATTTCAAGAATTTGACTTCTTGAAGTCTTATATGTGTTTTCTATGTAATCTTTTACATGTGGGAAAATAATGATGTTTGATAAGAGTTCTTTCTCTTTCAGTGTTCTCTCGAAAGTTGGGATAATGCCAGGCTCTACTTACTATCAGGTGAGAGAAAAGGTCACTCTGCATTGCATTCTGCAAAACTGTAGCCTTTAATTGTCGTTGTATAATACTTTAGTGGTGACGAGAATCTAATTAAGTCTTTCCACTGAAGAATTCCATTAGAAGAACAAACATATCTAATCAAAATTCATTTCAGGAAATTTAAGAGTTAATTTTGGGAAGAAGTATGAAAAGAGACAATTTTATTACAAATGCAGACTTTCATCTCACAActtgtgtattattatttttcttattttcatacAGAGTTTTCATAATTCTAGACTATGAAAACACATCTTTTGTTAAACAGATGCTTGattctttttatattatttatttcatgtttaaaTCTTCAGCTGACAGTCATCAAAGAAGCTCTTGAAAATTTTTACAATATAATGCCAAAGATTCAGTGTATTCCTCCTGAAGAGGTACATATTTCTCTTAGTGCCTGTCTAGTTAATAtttaatcattattttttaaaaaaaacattgttttaataTTTGGAAGTTGAAGATTAAATACATTAGTTATTTAATCATTCTTTCAGATATTTTTCAATACAGACTCATCAGTCTGCCCTCAATAATGATgaaaatccctccctccctccctctgcctttctttctttccatctgtcCAGATTTAGACTTTAAATGGgaagtaaaaatgaaagaaagttaaAACTGCACGTAGCTAGCTTTCATATGATTTAGGTTTATGGCAATATGTagattaaatatttcttttcaaatgTGCCTTTGTAGGTTTATATTTCAGATCAGTTAGTTTAAAATAACTTTTAGATGATATAGAAAATATGAATGCTGAGGTCTTTTTTTGGACTTCACCTAATGACATTTTTGGTTACTTTGTTTGCCTGTTTCATTGATGAGGTGGCAGCCAATGCCATTTGGAAAACTGATTCTGTCAATTCTCATTTGTGGTATATTTGATGAAGGGGCCCTACTTGAGGAAACATTTTCTAAAGTTCTACCTAAGTAGAAAATGTATTGCCTTTTGCATCTGTTGACAGAAACTATATTGAGGTCTATTTTAGGTatatggtttttaaaatattttcaaggaacaGCTTCATTCTGAATACTTTTAATGCCATTAAAAGTAAACagcaataaaatacaattaagaaATCAATATGCATTTCTAAGTACAGTTTGTTTATGTAGAAGGTTGCTGACTTCAAATTgtgctcttttttttctattgctgGGAGTTCTGTTTTGAGCAAAATAGTTCATAAAATTTACTGCAGTATGTCAAAATAGACTTAATTTATATCTTGGCCATCTATTTCTGATCTGAAAAAAATCAGCATTATTCCAAGTAGTAGATattaagtggtgtagggtttcctgcctaggcagggggttggattagaagacctccaaggtcccttccaactctgctattctattctattctattctaagtttaTTGTGTTCTTTGGTAACTATAAATGTAGAGTATCATGCAGCTGTAACTGTTGGCTTCTGAAGATTAAATTCATTCTGTTGAACTGTCAACCACTGAAATATCAATAATTTCTTTATAAACTTTCCTATATACTTTTTCtacagtgttgttttgttttccttcttcagGGACGGCTACAAGTAATAGGCCAGATTAAATTCTGCTTTACCAAGGAGTTTACTCTGAGAAATTGTACAGAGGAACAATCTGGTTTATCTTCTGCACTTGAAGACAACTTTTACAGATCAGAGGATCTGTCAGTTTGTAATGATACTCTGACTTATTACCCTTCACATATGAAAACCTACAAACATTTTGTTGCAAATGTTGTTGTAATTTAGGAAAgttgaactttttaaaattctggtGGGGAACAATTATGCATTAGATTTATATAGCAGGGCATCTGTGAAGCTAGTATTAAGAACTTTCTTTGTGTTTTGATTGATGACTGTGATGACTGCTTGTTTCGCTAAAATTGCTGTCCATAGTATATGATGTATTCTTTCTTCAATAAAATTGGCTTATTTTTCACTTTTCTCAATTTTATtgggtgttgtttttaaatcaatATCAATTTCAAAATAATTGCAATCTGTTAGTGATCTGTAGTGTTTGTGTCAAATTTATTTATCTgccaatttttttgttttttgcataaATGTGTACCAAATACAAAATTGTAGGAATTCATTAAGAAAAAGTCAAAGAACCAGAACAGTAAATGGCCATCCTTTGGAGCcgtatattatatatttaaaaaacccaaaacaaatgGTAAGCATATAACTGCCTGGCTTGGTACAACAACCAAACAGGACAGTTAggatttcagaaaaaaacaattgcaaccagcctgccttccattgaagacctgtatCCTTCACGAGCCAGAAAAAagactgagaaaatatctacagactcctcacatcctggatataaactgCTTCAACACCTCCCCGCAGGATgctgctatagagcattgcaagccaaaacaactagacacaaagatagtTTTTTCCCTTGTGCCATCTGCTAAATGCCTTATAACCACAATACTGCCTTATGTCTGATATTTATCCATGGCTATGGGTAtggctatattattattatgcttctcatcttttctactattTTCTATTcatatcttatgattatattactttgctgtttctatgtacactgagaacttatgtaccagagacaaattccttatgtgtcaaTCACATAATCATACTTGGGCAATAAAGTCTTCTCTTCttcctatttctattatttctattcaacATCAACATTCAGCATCAAAAAACTGATATGCTATAATGTGTATGTAAGAGTAAAATACTCTAGAAGGAACAGAGTGGTGGAACCttatcctttcattttttttctagaagTACCTTTCCTAAAAATTGCTCATGATTATATATCATTAAAAATATTCATTGATGCAATGATTCAAGCTTTGTACTTTCCTATTGAGTTGATAATTAATCAGCCACATACTATTCAGTTTTCTTTCTATTCATATTAAATTATTTGGCGTTACATAATTTAACTGAAGGCCATGTCAttttccagagagagagaaaaactggTCCCTATAGCAATAATTTTCTTAAATGTCAAGCTTCTCTGAAATCGAAAACTTTTAAAGTAGACCCGTTTATCTCTCAGTTTGATAGGGCACTCTTGAGGGGAGCTCATTCCTGGTTTTATCCAATCTGACTGATCAATAAAACAAATGGATAAAAGTTTATTATTTAGAGTTACAGGTAgaacttgacttacaaccatatgtTTAcccactgttcaaaattacaatggtattgaaaaaagtatCTTATAACCTGCACttgcacttacaactattgcaacatccccagtcacgtgatcaaaatttgggcacttgtcacgatggtttcagtgtcccaggTCACATGAttatcttttgcaactttctcagCTGACTTccaacatgcaaagtcaatgggggaagctggatttagttaactgctgcagtgattcacttaacaactgtggcaaaaagctCATAAAATCGAATACCATcttgtttagcaatagaaattttggtccaaactgtggtcataagtcgaagactacatGTATTTGTTATACCT from Thamnophis elegans isolate rThaEle1 unplaced genomic scaffold, rThaEle1.pri scaffold_381_arrow_ctg1, whole genome shotgun sequence encodes the following:
- the LOC116523491 gene encoding LOW QUALITY PROTEIN: ribonuclease T2-like (The sequence of the model RefSeq protein was modified relative to this genomic sequence to represent the inferred CDS: inserted 1 base in 1 codon), which encodes MNENECKEPPMYWTIHGFWPDKAAECNRSWHFNISELKDFMEDMNEYWPDILHTNHTYLWRHEWEKHGTCAAEIEALNSQKXYFQKTLELYRKIDLNSVLSKVGIMPGSTYYQLTVIKEALENFYNIMPKIQCIPPEEGRLQVIGQIKFCFTKEFTLRNCTEEQSGLSSALEDNFYRSEDLSVCNDTLTYYPSHMKTYKHFVANVVVI